The genomic DNA GCAGTGTCCGACGAAGACCACTGGAGCTGCGCCGAAACGATGGCGTTGCCGTGGCGGTCGGTGACCGTGGCCGTGAGCCGGACGGTGTCGCCCACGGCGGAGAAGCTCAGGGAATCCCGCGACGGCTTGATTGATGCCAGCCGGTCCGGTGTCGCCGTGGCCGTGAACACCGCGGGCGCGAGCCCGCTCACGGCAGCTTGAACCCTCTGTTCGCCGGCTGCGGTGCCTAGCGTCCACTGCGCTTGCGCCTGCCCGGTCGCGTCCGTCCTGGCCGCCGTCGCGCTGACCGTGCCGCCGCCCGCGACCACGCTCCACTCGACGGTGACGCCGCTCAGCGCCCTGCCGCCAGCGTCCAGCACCTTGACGATGAGGGTGTTGGGCAGCCTGCTGCCGACTACCGCGGTCTGGCCAGTGCCGGAAACGACCTGGATGGATGCGGGCGGCGGCGGGCCGGTGCCGTCGCCGCAGGCGAGCAGCAAGCTGGCGGCCGCCGCCATGCCCAGGCCATGCTGGAAGCGAGTCATAACGTGTGCCTGGCAGCCCGGGAGGTTGGGCCGGAGGCCGGCGCCACCGCTGTGCGGCGCCGGCGCCGGTAGGAAACGTGCGGGGGAATATGCAGCGGCGGAGGCCGGTTCAACAAGCGAGCTACCGCCTGCCGGGGGCGGCGGGAATGACTCCGCTATCTGGGGTTAGCGGTCCTCGCGCGGCAGGCTGAGCCCCTGCCGTTTGCCCTGGCGCAGAATCTCGAGGCGCAGGGGGGTGTGCCTCGAGCGGGCCACGGCCCGGCGCAGCTCGGCGATGGTGCGCACCGGCTCGGCGGCGGCGCTGATGATCACATCGCCCGCCTCGAGGCCGGCACGCGCGGCGGGTGTCTCCGGTGCCACGCGCAGCACCAGCAGACCCTGGTCCGTGCGGAAGTAGCGGCCCAGGCCGGCGTTGAGCTCACTGAACTCGGCGCCGGCGACGGCGCGGCGCCCCAGCTCCTCATGGTACCAGAACGCGAAGCCGGAGTCGCTCCGCTCGATGTGGAAGCGCGGCAACGTCACGCTGTCCAGTCGGACGCGCACTGTGTCCAGCCGCACGCGCACCGTGTCCAGGTACATGCGCAGCACGCGGCGCAGCGAGTCCGAGTTGAAGATGATGATGTCGCCGGCAGGGCCGGTGGCGATGTAGGGCCCGGGCCGCGGCCCGGCGAGGACGCGCAGCTCCTGCTCGCGTCCCATCCGGCGCACGGTGAGACGCACGGTCTCGCCCGCGCGGAGCGAGTGGCGCAGTGCGCCCAGCCGCCACGAGCTGACCGGTGCGCCATTCAACTTGAGCAGTGTGTCGCCCGACTGGAGTCCGGCCTGCTGGGCGGGCGAGCCGGGGAGCACCTGCTGGATCCGAACCACCTCCCGGACCGGCCCGCCGCCGGCAGGCGCGTGCTCGACCTCGTAAGAGAACCCCAGCCACCCCGAGGCCGGTGGCGTGGCTGGCTCCGGCTGCTGCGCGGCCAGCCCCGCCGCAGCCGCCAGCAGCAGGCCCGCGGGCAGCGCATGGCGGGCCGCGGATAGTAGCCGCCACGGCGCGGCTCTGCTCATGGATCCCTTGTTTCTAAACCGGGTGCGCACGTTCATAACCTTCAGAACCAGGATTGGTCGGCGGCCAGTGCGAGTTGCCGCAGCATGGCTTCCCGCTGCGCCACCGCCGTCAGGTGGTAGCCGTTGATGACCGGATCGGCCGGCGCCTGGCGCAGCGCCGCACGGGTGGTGAGGACGATGCCCTCGAGCGCCGCCAGGCGTGCCACCGGATCAGTGCTCGGCAACTGGCGCGTGAGCCGGGCATGCCGGGCGAGCGCGCCGAGGTAGGCCACCTCCGCGTCGCGCAGCGCACGCGCGGCCTCTTCCGGCGTTTCCGCTGCCACGGCTCCCGCCGGAGCGCTGGCGCCCTCAGTTTCGCTGCCGGCCAGGAGCCCGCCGCTTCCGCGTCCGTCACTCCCGGCGCGCAGCGCCGCGCCCGCCAGCGTGCCCAGCAGGAAGAGCGTGAGCGCGGCAGCCAGCCGCAGCACGGTGGGGAACCGGGTCCGGCGCGCGGCCGCGGATCCCGCGCGCACCAGCCCTTCCCGGCGCAGGCGCGCCTCGAGGGCGAGCCAGCCGTGGGCCGGCGGAGCCCACTCCGGCAGGCCGGCCAGCGCGCGCGTCTGCTCGCGCAACTGGTCCAGCTCCGCACGGCACTCGGCACAGGCGTCCAGGTGCGCCGCCTCGAGGGGCGGCGCCGCCTCGTCCACCAGGCGGGCCAGCGTTTCCAGGCTCAGGTGTGACATACCTCCTCCCCATTCACTGCCAGGCCCTCCGGATGCAACAGCTTCCGCATCCGCGCCCGGGCCTTGAATAGCTGACTCTTCGACGTCCCGGGCTGGACGCCCAGCAGCTCGCCGATCTCCTCGTGCGTGTAGCCCTCGACGTCATGGAGCACGAGGACCTGCCGCATCCCTTCCGGCAGCCGCTCGAGCGCCCGCTCGAGCCGCAAGCGGACCAGCGTCGGCTCACCGGCAGCGGGCGCCGGTAGTGTCATCGGCAGCGGTGCCTCCCGCGAAGTTCGCCGCTCCCGCGCGCGCCGGCCGTGCAGCGCACTGTTCACCGCAA from Gemmatimonadota bacterium includes the following:
- a CDS encoding Ig-like domain-containing protein yields the protein MTRFQHGLGMAAAASLLLACGDGTGPPPPASIQVVSGTGQTAVVGSRLPNTLIVKVLDAGGRALSGVTVEWSVVAGGGTVSATAARTDATGQAQAQWTLGTAAGEQRVQAAVSGLAPAVFTATATPDRLASIKPSRDSLSFSAVGDTVRLTATVTDRHGNAIVSAQLQWSSSDTA
- a CDS encoding sigma-70 family RNA polymerase sigma factor; this translates as MSEGELILRAQQGDGGAIRELYQRYAARVFAITRRLAGEDALAEDWAQEAWVRAIRALPAFRAEARFSTWLHRIAVNSALHGRRARERRTSREAPLPMTLPAPAAGEPTLVRLRLERALERLPEGMRQVLVLHDVEGYTHEEIGELLGVQPGTSKSQLFKARARMRKLLHPEGLAVNGEEVCHT
- a CDS encoding PDZ domain-containing protein — its product is MSRAAPWRLLSAARHALPAGLLLAAAAGLAAQQPEPATPPASGWLGFSYEVEHAPAGGGPVREVVRIQQVLPGSPAQQAGLQSGDTLLKLNGAPVSSWRLGALRHSLRAGETVRLTVRRMGREQELRVLAGPRPGPYIATGPAGDIIIFNSDSLRRVLRMYLDTVRVRLDTVRVRLDSVTLPRFHIERSDSGFAFWYHEELGRRAVAGAEFSELNAGLGRYFRTDQGLLVLRVAPETPAARAGLEAGDVIISAAAEPVRTIAELRRAVARSRHTPLRLEILRQGKRQGLSLPREDR